In Nonomuraea muscovyensis, the following proteins share a genomic window:
- the lepB gene encoding signal peptidase I — MADTEKAEGVQQKKKKGGFRETVLLLALGVGIALLLQQFVVGSFYIPSESMENTLQINDRVFVNKLSGKPERGDIIVFKGWNGEDTIKRVIGVGGDTVVCCDSKRRITVNGTPLDESSYLYPDDYPSGDEFKVKVPPGKLWLMGDHRSASADSRSHTKDPGGGFIAEEAVVGKAVMRYWPLSRGLIFTRPETFDKVK; from the coding sequence ATGGCCGACACCGAGAAGGCGGAGGGCGTGCAGCAGAAGAAGAAAAAGGGCGGCTTCCGCGAGACCGTCTTACTCCTGGCACTCGGCGTCGGCATCGCGCTGCTGCTCCAGCAGTTCGTGGTGGGATCGTTCTACATCCCGTCCGAGTCCATGGAGAACACCCTGCAGATCAACGACCGGGTGTTCGTCAACAAGCTCTCCGGCAAGCCCGAACGCGGAGACATCATCGTCTTCAAGGGCTGGAACGGCGAGGACACCATCAAGCGGGTCATCGGCGTCGGGGGTGACACGGTGGTCTGCTGCGACTCCAAGCGGCGCATCACGGTCAACGGCACTCCCCTGGACGAGTCCTCCTACCTGTACCCGGACGACTATCCGTCGGGCGACGAGTTCAAGGTCAAGGTGCCCCCGGGCAAGCTCTGGCTGATGGGCGACCACCGCAGCGCCTCGGCCGACTCGCGCAGCCACACGAAGGATCCGGGGGGCGGATTCATCGCCGAGGAGGCGGTGGTCGGCAAGGCGGTCATGCGCTACTGGCCGCTCTCCCGCGGCCTGATCTTCACCAGGCCGGAGACCTTCGACAAGGTCAAGTAG
- the lepB gene encoding signal peptidase I → MTSESQEYGAARRPVEDEVDVVAEETQKPAKGDKEKKGSFWKELPVLVVVALVLALIIKTFVIQAFYIPSESMQNTLLKDDRVLVNKLVYHTRDIERGDVVVFSGVDSWDQEFQLEEPSNPIAAFFRWVGTAFGVVPGEKDYIKRVIGLGGDQVKCCDSKGRITVNGVALNEESYLFPGNEPSDKFFDVKVPEGHLWVMGDHRAVSLDSRAHQGDPGGGSIPESQVIGRAFVIVWPFSRAGTLSIPDTFAQPALQALGGATPFVAGFALAVPLVLVRRRRVRKGR, encoded by the coding sequence ATGACTAGCGAGAGCCAGGAGTACGGCGCCGCGCGCCGCCCTGTCGAGGACGAGGTGGACGTGGTCGCCGAAGAGACTCAGAAGCCGGCGAAAGGCGACAAGGAGAAGAAGGGGTCGTTCTGGAAGGAGCTTCCCGTCCTGGTCGTCGTGGCGCTGGTGCTGGCCCTGATCATCAAGACCTTCGTGATCCAGGCCTTCTACATCCCGTCCGAGTCGATGCAGAACACCCTGCTCAAGGACGACCGCGTCCTGGTCAACAAGCTCGTCTACCACACGCGGGACATCGAGCGCGGTGACGTGGTGGTGTTCTCCGGCGTCGACTCCTGGGACCAGGAGTTCCAGCTGGAGGAGCCGTCCAACCCCATCGCGGCGTTCTTCCGCTGGGTCGGCACGGCGTTCGGCGTGGTCCCCGGCGAGAAGGACTACATCAAGCGGGTCATCGGCCTCGGCGGCGACCAGGTCAAGTGCTGCGACTCCAAGGGCCGCATCACGGTCAACGGCGTCGCGCTCAACGAGGAGAGCTACCTCTTCCCCGGCAACGAGCCCTCCGACAAGTTCTTCGACGTCAAGGTGCCCGAGGGGCACCTGTGGGTGATGGGCGACCATCGCGCCGTCTCGCTCGACTCGCGGGCCCACCAGGGCGACCCGGGCGGCGGCTCGATCCCCGAGAGCCAGGTCATCGGCCGGGCGTTCGTCATCGTGTGGCCGTTCTCCCGGGCCGGGACGCTGTCCATCCCCGACACGTTCGCCCAGCCCGCCCTGCAGGCGCTCGGCGGAGCCACGCCGTTCGTCGCCGGGTTCGCGCTGGCCGTACCCTTGGTTCTGGTCCGCAGACGCCGGGTGCGCAAGGGGCGCTGA
- the rplS gene encoding 50S ribosomal protein L19 codes for MHTKIQELEQATLRSDVPDFRPGDTLEVHVRVVEGNRSRIQVFKGFVLRRQGSGARETFTVRKVSYSVGVERTFPVHSPVIEKIVRVTRGDVRRAKLYYMRDLRGKAARIREKREATPAK; via the coding sequence ATGCACACGAAGATCCAGGAGCTCGAGCAGGCGACCCTGCGCAGCGATGTGCCGGACTTCCGCCCTGGTGACACGCTCGAGGTTCACGTCCGAGTCGTCGAAGGCAACCGATCCCGTATCCAGGTCTTCAAGGGCTTCGTCCTGCGCCGCCAGGGCAGCGGCGCCCGCGAGACCTTCACGGTCCGCAAGGTGAGCTACAGCGTCGGCGTCGAGCGCACCTTCCCGGTGCACAGCCCGGTCATCGAGAAGATCGTGCGGGTCACCCGTGGTGACGTGCGTCGCGCCAAGCTCTACTACATGCGTGACCTGCGCGGCAAGGCCGCCCGCATCCGCGAGAAGCGCGAGGCGACTCCCGCCAAGTGA
- the trmD gene encoding tRNA (guanosine(37)-N1)-methyltransferase TrmD, which produces MRLDIVSIFPEYFAPLDVSLIGKARERGILDVRVHQLRDWAHDVHKTVDDTPYGGGPGMVMKPEVWGEAIDTVIGDGAPRMIVPTPSGRPFTQEVAQELAAEPWLLFACGRYEGIDSRVMREYGTRLRVDELSIGDYVLAGGEVAVLVMVEAVGRLLPGVLGNAHSAVDDSFAPGAMQNLLEGPVYTKPPVWREHEVPSVLLSGHHGKVARWRRDEALRRTVANRPELAAALDPATLDKRDREVLQELSFRVGPEDMAN; this is translated from the coding sequence ATGCGGCTCGACATCGTCTCCATCTTCCCCGAGTACTTCGCGCCGCTCGACGTCTCGCTGATCGGCAAGGCGCGCGAACGTGGCATCCTCGACGTGCGGGTGCACCAGCTTCGCGACTGGGCGCACGACGTGCACAAGACGGTCGACGACACCCCCTACGGCGGCGGGCCCGGCATGGTCATGAAGCCCGAGGTCTGGGGCGAGGCCATCGACACGGTGATCGGCGACGGGGCGCCCCGCATGATCGTTCCCACGCCGAGCGGCCGGCCGTTCACCCAGGAGGTCGCTCAGGAGCTCGCGGCGGAGCCGTGGCTGCTGTTCGCCTGCGGCCGCTACGAGGGCATCGACTCGCGGGTCATGCGCGAGTACGGCACGCGGCTGCGCGTGGACGAGCTGAGCATCGGCGACTACGTGCTCGCCGGCGGCGAGGTCGCGGTGCTGGTCATGGTGGAGGCCGTCGGCAGGCTGCTGCCCGGCGTGCTCGGCAACGCCCACTCGGCCGTCGACGACTCCTTCGCCCCCGGCGCGATGCAGAACCTCCTCGAAGGGCCCGTCTACACCAAGCCCCCCGTCTGGCGCGAGCACGAGGTGCCTTCCGTGCTGCTGTCCGGCCACCATGGCAAGGTCGCCCGGTGGCGGCGCGACGAGGCGCTGCGCCGTACCGTCGCCAACCGGCCCGAGCTGGCGGCGGCGCTCGACCCCGCGACGCTCGACAAGCGCGACCGTGAGGTCCTCCAGGAGCTGTCGTTTCGCGTCGGTCCGGAAGATATGGCAAACTGA
- the rimM gene encoding ribosome maturation factor RimM (Essential for efficient processing of 16S rRNA), protein MQLVVGRIGRPHGVRGEVTVEVRTDDPELRFAVGASIATDPPGRGPIVIEGRRWHKGNLLLVLAGVADRDTADQLRGTMLVIDSAEVEPSDDPDEFHDHQLIGLTVVTTSGEQVGEVTDVLHHGQDVLVVARAGQDDALIPFVKALVPEVDLEDGRLVVDPPEGLL, encoded by the coding sequence GTGCAGCTGGTCGTCGGACGGATAGGCCGCCCGCACGGAGTGCGCGGCGAGGTGACCGTGGAGGTGCGCACCGACGATCCCGAGCTGCGCTTCGCCGTGGGCGCGTCGATCGCCACCGACCCGCCGGGCCGCGGCCCGATCGTCATCGAGGGCCGCCGCTGGCACAAGGGCAACCTGCTGCTCGTGCTCGCCGGCGTCGCCGATCGGGACACCGCCGACCAGCTGCGCGGCACGATGCTCGTCATCGACTCCGCCGAGGTGGAGCCCTCCGACGACCCCGACGAGTTCCACGACCACCAGCTCATCGGGCTCACGGTCGTGACGACCTCCGGCGAGCAGGTCGGCGAGGTCACCGATGTGCTGCACCACGGCCAGGACGTGCTGGTCGTCGCCCGCGCCGGGCAGGACGACGCGCTCATCCCGTTCGTCAAGGCGCTCGTGCCGGAGGTCGACCTGGAGGACGGGCGGCTCGTCGTCGACCCGCCCGAGGGGCTGCTGTGA
- a CDS encoding RNA-binding protein, which translates to MLEEALEHLVKGIVEHPDDVRVRARRIRSGRVLEVRVHPEDLGKVIGRGGRTAKALRTVVNALADGKYVRVDLLDLNEAVR; encoded by the coding sequence GTGCTCGAGGAGGCTCTCGAGCACCTCGTGAAGGGCATCGTCGAACATCCTGACGATGTCCGGGTTCGCGCTCGCCGCATTCGCAGCGGGCGCGTCCTGGAGGTCCGGGTGCACCCCGAGGACCTGGGCAAGGTCATCGGTCGCGGCGGGCGCACCGCCAAGGCGTTGCGCACCGTGGTGAACGCCCTGGCCGACGGGAAGTACGTACGGGTCGATCTGCTCGACCTGAACGAAGCGGTCCGTTAG
- the rpsP gene encoding 30S ribosomal protein S16 → MAVKIKLKRLGMIRNAQYRIVVADSRTKRDGRAIEEIGLYHPKQNPSRIEIDAERAAYWLGVGAQPTEPVLKLLKLTGDWQKFKGEPAPAPLKVAEPAADRHALYEAAAKEALAGGDTGTTATTPKKAKKKDEAEAAAETPTEGEG, encoded by the coding sequence GTGGCAGTCAAGATCAAGCTCAAGCGGCTCGGCATGATCCGCAACGCTCAGTACCGTATCGTCGTCGCCGACAGCCGCACCAAGCGTGACGGCCGGGCGATCGAGGAGATCGGCCTGTACCACCCGAAGCAGAACCCGTCGCGCATCGAGATCGACGCCGAGCGCGCGGCCTACTGGCTCGGAGTCGGCGCGCAGCCGACCGAGCCGGTGCTCAAGCTGCTCAAGCTCACCGGTGACTGGCAGAAGTTCAAGGGCGAGCCCGCCCCCGCTCCGCTGAAGGTCGCCGAGCCGGCTGCCGACCGGCACGCCCTCTACGAGGCCGCGGCCAAGGAGGCGCTGGCCGGTGGCGACACCGGCACGACCGCCACCACGCCCAAGAAGGCCAAGAAGAAGGACGAGGCCGAGGCCGCCGCCGAGACCCCGACCGAGGGCGAGGGCTGA
- the ffh gene encoding signal recognition particle protein → MFETLSDRLTSVFSSLRSKGRLSDADIDATTREIRIALLEADVALPVVKAFVAQVKERARGVEVSQALNPAQQVVKIVNDELIEILGGETRRLRYAKTPPTVIMLAGLQGSGKTTLAGKLAQWLREQGHTPMLVAADLQRPNAVQQLQVMGERAQVAVYAPEPGNGVGDPIDVARRSIDEARRQQHDIVIIDTAGRLGIDQEMMRQAADIRAAVTPDEVLFVVDAMIGQDAVTTAQAFMDGVGFDGVVLTKLDGDARGGAALSVRHITGRPIMFASTGEKLEDFDAFHPDRMASRILDMGDILTLIEQAQKTFDEEQAAKMAGKLTSGENFTLDDFLEQMMMVQKMGPIKNLLGMMPGMGQMRDQLNAIDDRDLDRIAAIIRSMTPGERQDPKIINGSRRARIAAGSGVTVTAVNNLVTRFFEAQKMMKRMAGGMGIPGMPGGRGKVSKAQKKGKKGRRVSGDPRKAALGKAPSGSGEDAAPAPKPGGVLGNLGGKLPPGIELPPGFDPSKLKLPGQQ, encoded by the coding sequence GTGTTCGAGACGCTTTCCGACCGGCTGACATCGGTCTTCTCCTCCCTCCGATCCAAGGGTCGGCTGTCCGACGCCGACATCGACGCGACCACCCGCGAGATCCGCATCGCGCTGCTCGAGGCCGATGTCGCGCTGCCGGTGGTCAAGGCATTCGTCGCCCAGGTCAAGGAACGCGCGCGCGGCGTCGAGGTCTCTCAGGCGCTCAACCCGGCGCAGCAGGTCGTCAAGATCGTCAATGACGAGCTGATCGAGATCCTCGGTGGCGAGACCCGCAGGCTCCGCTACGCCAAGACCCCGCCCACGGTGATCATGCTCGCCGGTCTGCAGGGCTCCGGCAAGACCACGCTGGCGGGCAAGCTGGCCCAGTGGCTGCGCGAGCAGGGCCACACCCCCATGCTCGTCGCCGCCGACCTGCAGCGCCCCAACGCCGTGCAGCAGCTCCAGGTGATGGGCGAGCGCGCGCAGGTCGCCGTCTACGCCCCCGAGCCCGGCAACGGCGTCGGCGACCCGATCGACGTCGCCCGCCGCTCGATCGACGAGGCCAGGCGGCAGCAGCACGACATCGTCATCATCGACACCGCCGGCCGCCTCGGCATCGACCAGGAGATGATGCGGCAGGCCGCCGACATCCGCGCCGCGGTCACGCCCGACGAGGTGCTGTTCGTGGTCGACGCCATGATCGGTCAGGATGCCGTCACCACGGCCCAGGCGTTCATGGACGGGGTCGGCTTCGACGGCGTCGTCCTCACCAAGCTCGACGGTGACGCCCGCGGTGGCGCCGCCCTGTCGGTCAGGCACATCACCGGCCGGCCGATCATGTTCGCCTCGACGGGTGAGAAGCTCGAGGACTTCGACGCCTTCCACCCCGACCGGATGGCGTCCCGCATCCTCGACATGGGTGACATCCTCACCCTGATCGAGCAGGCCCAGAAGACGTTCGACGAGGAGCAGGCCGCCAAGATGGCGGGCAAGCTCACCTCGGGCGAGAACTTCACCCTCGACGACTTCCTCGAGCAGATGATGATGGTCCAGAAGATGGGCCCCATCAAGAACCTGCTCGGCATGATGCCCGGCATGGGGCAGATGCGCGACCAGCTCAACGCGATCGACGACCGCGACCTCGACCGCATCGCCGCCATCATCCGGTCCATGACGCCCGGCGAGCGCCAGGATCCCAAGATCATCAACGGCTCGCGGCGGGCCCGCATCGCGGCCGGCTCCGGCGTCACCGTCACCGCCGTCAACAACCTCGTCACCCGCTTCTTCGAGGCCCAGAAGATGATGAAGCGGATGGCCGGCGGCATGGGCATCCCCGGCATGCCGGGCGGCCGGGGCAAGGTGAGCAAGGCGCAGAAGAAGGGCAAGAAGGGGCGCAGGGTGAGCGGCGACCCGCGCAAGGCCGCCCTGGGCAAGGCCCCGTCCGGCTCCGGCGAGGACGCCGCGCCCGCGCCCAAGCCGGGCGGCGTGCTGGGCAACCTCGGCGGCAAGCTGCCGCCGGGCATCGAGCTCCCGCCGGGCTTCGACCCCTCCAAGCTCAAGCTTCCGGGCCAGCAGTAG
- a CDS encoding GTP-binding protein, giving the protein MTSTKIVVAGGFGVGKTTFVGAVSEIMPLTTEAVMTDASAGIDDLAMTPLKSTTTVAMDFGRVSLDRDLILYLFGTPGQHRFWFMWDDLVRGAIGAVVLVDTRRLADSFPAIDYFEEAQLPFIVGVNGWDGQYAHSDTEVRDALTLAPHIPMVRLDARSKDSVKSALINLVEHALTVRMAVPGWSG; this is encoded by the coding sequence CTGACGTCGACGAAGATCGTGGTCGCCGGTGGGTTCGGGGTGGGTAAGACGACGTTCGTGGGGGCGGTGTCGGAGATCATGCCGTTGACGACGGAGGCGGTGATGACCGATGCGTCGGCGGGGATCGATGATCTGGCGATGACGCCGTTGAAGTCGACGACGACGGTGGCGATGGATTTCGGGCGGGTGTCGCTGGATCGGGATTTGATCTTGTATTTGTTCGGGACGCCGGGTCAGCATCGGTTCTGGTTCATGTGGGATGACTTGGTGCGGGGGGCGATCGGTGCGGTGGTGCTGGTTGATACGCGCCGGTTGGCGGACAGTTTCCCGGCGATCGATTACTTCGAGGAGGCGCAGTTGCCGTTCATTGTGGGGGTGAACGGGTGGGATGGGCAGTATGCGCATAGTGATACGGAGGTGCGGGACGCGTTGACGTTGGCTCCGCATATTCCGATGGTGCGGTTGGATGCTCGGTCGAAGGATTCGGTCAAGAGTGCTTTGATCAATCTCGTCGAACATGCGTTGACTGTCCGTATGGCCGTGCCAGGCTGGAGCGGCTAG
- a CDS encoding DUF742 domain-containing protein, translated as MQVNDPRWNSGGWEPPRPQYPPQPPQSDPASPVRPYAVTGGRTAPRVKLAMEALVSSATAEPREFSHITPEYQAISQLCRQVRSVAEVSALLRIPLGVVRVLIADMAAEGLVRVHQPQLDAGRPDVNLLERVLSGLRRL; from the coding sequence ATGCAGGTGAACGACCCGAGATGGAACTCCGGCGGCTGGGAACCCCCTCGCCCGCAGTATCCTCCCCAGCCTCCCCAGTCGGACCCCGCTTCGCCGGTGCGTCCGTATGCGGTGACGGGTGGGCGGACGGCGCCGCGGGTGAAGTTGGCGATGGAGGCGTTGGTGTCGTCGGCGACGGCTGAGCCTCGGGAGTTTTCGCATATCACGCCGGAGTATCAGGCGATTTCGCAGTTGTGTCGGCAGGTTCGGTCGGTGGCTGAGGTGTCGGCGTTGTTGCGGATTCCGCTTGGTGTGGTGCGGGTGTTGATCGCTGATATGGCGGCCGAGGGTTTGGTGCGGGTGCATCAGCCGCAGTTGGATGCGGGCCGGCCGGATGTCAACCTGCTGGAAAGGGTGCTCAGTGGACTTCGCAGGCTCTAG
- a CDS encoding roadblock/LC7 domain-containing protein produces the protein MNDLSHSARGVDWLITDFVSTVPGVAHAVVVSSDGLPLAASAGFPADRADQLAAIASGLVSLTQGAARVFEGGAVSQTIVEMQRGLMLIMSISDGSCLAVLAAPDCDMGLVAYQMTLMVDRAGQVLTPAVRAELRASQSR, from the coding sequence ATGAACGACCTGAGTCATTCCGCGCGCGGGGTCGACTGGTTGATCACTGATTTCGTGAGCACGGTTCCGGGTGTGGCGCATGCGGTGGTGGTCTCGTCTGATGGGTTGCCGCTTGCGGCGTCGGCGGGGTTTCCGGCGGATCGGGCTGATCAGCTGGCTGCGATCGCGTCGGGGTTGGTGAGTTTGACGCAGGGTGCCGCTCGGGTGTTCGAGGGTGGTGCGGTGAGTCAGACGATTGTGGAGATGCAGCGCGGGTTGATGCTGATCATGTCGATCAGTGATGGTTCGTGTCTGGCGGTGTTGGCCGCGCCTGATTGTGACATGGGTCTGGTGGCGTATCAGATGACGCTGATGGTGGACCGTGCGGGTCAGGTGCTCACTCCGGCGGTGCGTGCGGAGTTGCGCGCCAGCCAGTCCAGGTGA
- a CDS encoding nitrate- and nitrite sensing domain-containing protein, with protein sequence MRTASTSGKPDTAPASTPVPPHPDAGEARAPRPAKAAPRRAKKTALRNWRVRSKLLALIVIPTVAALILGGIRVTASIASAGEYQRVNEIAELAGRLADLAHGLELERDLTATYVAQGRRSSGRGSMQAQYTSVDSAVQRVRGDIESLATSTGTTRAEAVQVRNRLNALRNARKAATDSQLDTATVIRMYEQTIRDVMAFSDDIDQGAVDEELSDGVAAFAALGRAKAQSSRERAVLMSAFAARRFDQAMYSDFLAARAQRDSELATFRANATIAQRQAYEDNVSGEDVDRAEGLRARAVVLAEENTRLTDATLGTTGAAATWFKSMSSTIDRMRKVEDELAASIILRSRDLQEGEQSTALIVGIAIAVLLLVVLAVTTVMARSLVRPLRRLRGEALHIAGQRLPETVQRLRESDAAVQLDVEPIGVDSEDEIGEVARAFDEVHREAVRLAGEESRLRSNVNAMFVNLSRRSQTLVERQITLIDGLEQGEQDESRLANLFKLDHLATRMRRNSENLLVLAGQDPPRRWSQPVKLVDVARASLSEVENYERVVLQVPDGVSVAGQAVNDVIHLLAELVENALSFSPRETRVTVSGSRIDGGGVMLSVTDAGIGMTHEELAQANERLVDAPIVDVSVSRRMGLFVVARLAHRHGVRVQLRPHGGGGLTAMVLLPESLLGTPSPAYAGGTPVTGRDEIPMTPQPPAPAPQWQGGTYQMGPGHPSYSSTDTAAGWPSMPQWPSEAGGWPAAETPAARGGAGGYDTSDVWVPSRATGGWNGDADNLPKPPADDLPPSWGADGRAEPEPQQRSRFDFPEPEPEPQQRSRFDFPEPEPQQARYDFPETEAAATGPIPAVKPASAGDEFLPIFASVESAWFDHGEASANWGSAKADEGWNAAQAVVEPVRDGATASGLPKRVPKANLVPGSADTSSAPKGVMPTPTLSPDRVRSRLSSFQQGFRAARDDINEGRTYPSGPRPLDNREEGT encoded by the coding sequence GTGAGGACTGCATCTACCAGCGGGAAGCCTGACACGGCCCCCGCGTCCACCCCGGTGCCACCCCACCCGGACGCCGGCGAGGCTCGTGCTCCGCGCCCCGCCAAGGCCGCCCCGCGCCGGGCGAAGAAGACCGCGCTGCGCAACTGGCGGGTACGCTCCAAGCTGCTCGCCCTCATCGTCATCCCCACAGTGGCGGCGCTCATCCTGGGCGGCATCAGGGTCACCGCCTCCATCGCCAGCGCGGGGGAGTACCAGCGCGTCAACGAGATCGCCGAACTCGCCGGCCGGCTCGCCGACCTCGCCCACGGGCTCGAACTCGAACGCGACCTGACCGCCACGTACGTCGCCCAGGGCCGCCGGTCGAGCGGCCGGGGCAGCATGCAGGCCCAGTACACCAGCGTCGACTCCGCCGTGCAGCGGGTCCGCGGTGACATCGAGTCCCTGGCCACCTCCACGGGCACCACGCGGGCCGAGGCCGTGCAGGTGCGCAACCGGCTCAACGCGCTGCGCAACGCGCGCAAGGCCGCCACGGACTCGCAGCTCGACACGGCGACCGTGATCCGCATGTACGAGCAGACCATCCGCGACGTGATGGCTTTCAGCGACGACATCGACCAGGGCGCCGTCGACGAGGAACTGTCCGACGGCGTCGCCGCGTTCGCGGCGCTGGGCAGGGCCAAGGCGCAGTCCTCCCGCGAGCGGGCCGTCCTCATGAGCGCCTTCGCCGCCCGCCGGTTCGACCAGGCGATGTACAGCGACTTCCTGGCGGCCCGCGCCCAGCGGGACAGCGAGCTGGCCACCTTCCGGGCCAACGCCACGATCGCCCAGCGCCAGGCGTACGAGGACAACGTCTCCGGTGAGGACGTCGACCGCGCCGAGGGCCTGCGCGCCCGCGCCGTCGTGCTGGCGGAGGAGAACACGCGCCTGACCGATGCGACACTCGGCACCACCGGCGCGGCCGCCACCTGGTTCAAGTCCATGAGCAGCACCATCGACCGCATGCGCAAGGTCGAGGACGAGCTGGCCGCCTCCATCATCCTGCGCAGCCGCGACCTGCAGGAGGGCGAGCAGAGCACCGCCCTGATCGTCGGCATCGCCATCGCGGTCCTGCTCCTCGTCGTCCTCGCCGTCACCACCGTGATGGCCCGGTCCCTCGTCCGCCCGCTGCGCAGGCTGCGCGGCGAGGCCCTGCACATCGCCGGGCAGCGCCTGCCCGAGACGGTCCAGCGGCTGCGCGAGTCCGACGCCGCCGTCCAGCTCGACGTCGAGCCGATCGGCGTCGACTCCGAGGACGAGATCGGTGAGGTGGCGCGGGCGTTCGACGAGGTGCACCGGGAGGCGGTGCGGCTGGCGGGTGAGGAGTCGCGGTTGCGGTCGAACGTGAACGCGATGTTCGTGAACCTGTCGCGGCGCAGTCAGACGTTGGTGGAGCGGCAGATCACGTTGATCGATGGTCTGGAGCAGGGCGAGCAGGACGAGAGCCGGTTGGCGAACCTGTTCAAGCTGGACCATCTGGCGACGCGTATGCGGCGTAACAGCGAGAACCTGCTGGTGCTGGCGGGTCAGGACCCGCCGCGCCGCTGGAGCCAGCCCGTCAAGCTCGTCGACGTCGCCCGCGCCTCCCTGTCCGAGGTCGAGAACTACGAGCGCGTCGTCCTGCAGGTCCCCGACGGCGTGTCCGTCGCCGGCCAGGCGGTCAACGACGTCATCCACCTGCTGGCCGAGCTGGTGGAGAACGCCCTGTCGTTCTCCCCGCGCGAGACCCGCGTCACCGTCTCCGGCAGCAGGATCGACGGCGGCGGCGTGATGCTGTCGGTCACCGACGCCGGCATCGGCATGACACACGAGGAACTCGCCCAGGCCAACGAACGCCTCGTCGACGCCCCCATCGTCGACGTCTCCGTCTCGCGGCGCATGGGCCTGTTCGTGGTCGCCCGGCTGGCGCACCGGCACGGCGTCCGCGTCCAGCTCCGCCCGCACGGCGGAGGCGGGCTGACCGCCATGGTGCTGCTGCCCGAGTCGCTGCTCGGCACCCCGTCGCCCGCCTACGCCGGCGGCACCCCCGTCACCGGCCGCGACGAGATCCCCATGACGCCGCAGCCCCCCGCCCCGGCCCCGCAGTGGCAGGGCGGCACCTACCAGATGGGCCCCGGCCACCCCTCCTACTCGTCGACGGACACCGCCGCGGGCTGGCCGTCCATGCCGCAGTGGCCCTCCGAGGCGGGAGGCTGGCCCGCCGCCGAGACGCCCGCCGCCCGCGGCGGCGCCGGCGGATACGACACCTCGGACGTGTGGGTGCCGTCCAGGGCGACCGGCGGCTGGAACGGCGACGCCGACAACCTTCCCAAGCCGCCCGCCGACGACTTGCCGCCGAGCTGGGGAGCCGACGGCCGCGCCGAGCCGGAGCCGCAGCAGCGTTCCCGCTTCGACTTCCCCGAGCCCGAGCCGGAGCCGCAGCAGCGCTCGCGCTTCGACTTCCCCGAGCCCGAGCCGCAGCAGGCCCGCTACGACTTCCCCGAGACCGAGGCGGCGGCCACCGGCCCCATCCCGGCCGTCAAGCCGGCCTCGGCCGGCGACGAGTTCCTGCCGATCTTCGCCTCGGTGGAGTCGGCCTGGTTCGACCACGGCGAGGCCAGCGCCAACTGGGGGTCGGCCAAGGCCGACGAGGGCTGGAACGCCGCCCAGGCCGTGGTGGAGCCGGTGCGTGACGGGGCGACGGCGTCGGGTCTGCCGAAGCGGGTGCCGAAGGCCAACCTGGTGCCCGGCTCGGCCGACACCTCGTCCGCCCCCAAGGGCGTGATGCCGACGCCCACGCTCTCACCCGACCGGGTGCGCAGCCGCCTGTCCAGTTTCCAGCAGGGCTTCCGGGCGGCACGAGACGACATCAACGAGGGCCGGACGTACCCGTCCGGTCCGAGGCCCCTTGACAACAGGGAGGAGGGCACATGA
- a CDS encoding ABC transporter permease, whose amino-acid sequence MRLNPRRALDSPLACGTLGVVILLCVAEAAGRLGVIPPVQFPLASTILVEAARLAADPAFLTDIATTFAGWAMGLLATIAVAVPLGLLLGSVTPIETALRPLIEFLRPIPSVALIPLASFVFIDSTEMKVAVIVYASMWPILINTIYGLRDVDPVAKETLRTFGFGPLSVLLRVSLPSTAPFIATGIRVAAAIALILAISTELLAGGSGGIGGFIILAESSPAGVTLTVAATFWAGVLGLLTNGVFVLAERRIFRWHTAKTGAAQ is encoded by the coding sequence ATGCGGCTGAATCCCCGTCGTGCTCTGGACAGCCCTCTCGCCTGCGGCACCCTCGGCGTCGTGATCCTGCTCTGCGTCGCCGAGGCGGCCGGCCGGCTCGGCGTCATCCCCCCGGTCCAGTTCCCGCTCGCCTCCACCATCCTCGTCGAGGCGGCCCGGCTCGCCGCCGACCCGGCCTTCCTCACCGACATCGCGACCACCTTCGCCGGCTGGGCGATGGGGCTGCTGGCGACCATCGCGGTCGCCGTGCCGCTGGGGCTGCTGCTCGGCAGCGTGACGCCGATCGAGACGGCGTTGCGCCCGCTGATCGAGTTCCTGCGGCCCATCCCGTCGGTGGCGCTCATCCCGCTCGCCTCGTTCGTCTTCATCGACAGCACGGAGATGAAGGTGGCCGTGATCGTGTACGCGTCGATGTGGCCGATCCTCATCAACACCATCTACGGACTGCGCGACGTCGACCCGGTGGCCAAGGAGACGTTGCGGACCTTCGGCTTCGGGCCGCTGTCGGTGCTGTTGCGGGTGTCGCTGCCGAGCACGGCGCCGTTCATCGCGACCGGCATCCGCGTGGCCGCGGCGATCGCGCTCATCCTGGCGATCAGCACCGAGTTGCTCGCCGGCGGGAGCGGCGGCATCGGCGGTTTCATCATCCTCGCCGAGAGCAGCCCGGCGGGCGTCACGCTGACCGTGGCCGCCACGTTCTGGGCCGGAGTGCTCGGCCTGCTGACCAACGGCGTCTTCGTGCTGGCCGAGCGCCGGATCTTCCGCTGGCACACCGCCAAGACAGGAGCGGCGCAGTGA